The following are encoded together in the Bactrocera neohumeralis isolate Rockhampton chromosome 6, APGP_CSIRO_Bneo_wtdbg2-racon-allhic-juicebox.fasta_v2, whole genome shotgun sequence genome:
- the LOC126762984 gene encoding LIRP-like → MISSSLKICAFLTVFVVSLQHISAEQAVCGPAIDAALSLMCENGFNTKFKKSLEWDDLGNTEPEALSPFGLMNFPFLAKIHGGQVDTVAKTRRRREGVYDECCRKACSYNELLSYCK, encoded by the exons ATGATATCCAGTTCGCTGAAAATTTGCGCTTTTCTAACAGTATTCGTAGTCAGCTTGCAGCATATTTCGGCGGAGCAGGCTGTTTGCGGTCCCGCCATAGACGCAGCTCTCAGTCTTATGTGCGAAAACGGCTTTAATACGAAATTCAAGAAATCAC TGGAATGGGATGATCTTGGTAACACTGAGCCCGAAGCACTGTCGCCCTTCGGCCTGATGAACTTTCCTTTCTTAGCCAAAATTCATGGCGGCCAGGTGGATACAGTGGCTAAAACTCGTCGTCGGCGGGAAGGCGTCTACGACGAATGCTGCCGCAAAGCCTGCTCCTACAACGAGTTGTTATCCTATTGCAAATAA
- the LOC126762983 gene encoding probable insulin-like peptide 1, protein MNLLKIGALLLVLSMALHQSIGRTVCGPALDEVLSAICVHGFNTKFKKSMEWDQLGNNAVEDELAFPYARFPFLAEIRGGQLNTLAKIRRHRDTIVTGVYDECCNKDCTYNEILSYCNRFE, encoded by the exons ATGAATTTGCTGAAAATCGGCGCTTTGCTGCTGGTGCTATCGATGGCCTTGCATCAAAGCATTGGCAGAACCGTTTGTGGGCCCGCTCTGGATGAGGTGCTCAGCGCCATCTGCGTGCATGGCTTCAACACAAAATTCAAGAAATCAA TGGAATGGGATCAGCTGGGCAATAATGCTGTGGAAGATGAGCTGGCTTTCCCTTATGCCAGATTTCCCTTTTTGGCCGAAATTCGCGGCGGTCAGCTGAATACATTGGCGAAAATTCGCCGACATCGTGACACGATCGTAACCGGTGTCTATGATGAATGTTGCAACAAAGACTGCACTTACAATGAAATTCTCTCGTACTGCAATCGGTTTGAGTAA
- the LOC126762981 gene encoding uncharacterized protein LOC126762981: MAPAFSKLSDPLRQLIWVFLILLSLMLLVHDCEAEKPSEFLCGDALDIMLFSVCKNGFNKKNLDGPIGYLRSRRHADQFLLPRKFTTQFQRGASVALRKGNRLPSLKQLLKEEARWRRKHRITGKRLRRDFTHTPGIADECCSFGCSYSDIARYCTGLV; this comes from the exons ATGGCACcagctttttcaaaattgagtgaTCCCTTGCGACAGTTAATTTGGGTATTTCTAATTTTGTTGTCTTTGATGTTGTTGGTACATGATTGTGAAGCGGAAAAACCATCGGAGTTTCTTTGCGGCGACGCTCTGGACATTATGCTATTCAGCGTTTGCAAGAAtggctttaataaaaaaaacttgg ATGGTCCAATAGGTTATCTGCGCAGTCGCAGGCACGCAGATCAATTCCTGTTACCACGAAAATTCACGACACAATTCCAAAGGGGGGCATCAGTAGCACTTAGGAAAGGGAACCGTCTTCCAAGTCTGAAGCAGTTGCTGAAGGAGGAGGCGCGATGGCGTCGAAAACATCGAATCACTGGGAAGCGCTTGCGGCGGGATTTTACCCATACCCCTGGCATAGCGGATGAGTGCTGCAGCTTCGGCTGCTCCTACTCCGACATCGCTAGATATTGCACGGGGCTAGTCTAA